A section of the Choristoneura fumiferana chromosome 5, NRCan_CFum_1, whole genome shotgun sequence genome encodes:
- the LOC141427775 gene encoding mitochondrial translation release factor in rescue: protein MQKSISIFNTARLLTQVPLAFKHTVIDYSKVPKLNEIDLSERFVRGGGPGGSAVNKNANCVVLTHIPTGIVAKCHSSRCQDENRKIAREMIVAKLDAELNREDSVAAQKRRIEEKKLKRSEYKKKKVAQMKTEWKKREGLL, encoded by the exons ATGCAGAAGtctatttctattttcaatACTGCTCGACTACTCACCCAAGTACCTTTGGCCTTTAAACATACTGTTATAGATTATTCGAAAGTGCCAAAATTGAACGAAATTGACCTGTCCGAGAGATTTGTTAGGGGAGGGGGTCCTGGAGGATCAGCAGTCAATAAGAATGCAAATTGTGTAGTCCTTACGCATATTCCAACAG GTATAGTAGCTAAGTGTCACAGCAGTAGATGCCAAGATGAAAACAGAAAGATAGCACGAGAAATGATAGTTGCAAAGTTGGATGCAGAATTAAATAGAGAAGACAGTGTGGCGGCTCAGAAGAGGAGAATAGAGGAGAAGAAATTGAAAAGATCCGAGTACAAGAAGAAGAAGGTGGCACAAATGAAAACTGAATGGAAAAAACGTGAAGGGTTGTTATAG